A region of Rhodospirillales bacterium DNA encodes the following proteins:
- a CDS encoding alpha-2-macroglobulin family protein: MQRNTLASLIAVVALVSGLGGYLLGHRGERLDAPPAAPTAAAPAKPAATPPATPVKTATPPATPTPAATTTPAAPAQPASAAPIPIPATAGTPAPPTGAPAPFRFVRQTVGGEAAPEACLHFSRLLDESGRVKYGDYLEITPPTKAAIAVKQERICLGGLDHGEDYKVLVRAGLPSQDGGKLDASETVVVALGERAPVVAFQGKGHILPRQTSVGVPLTTVNVSKVNVHVYRIGERMVSQVGRSASIYYSDDDEAFGDQRRELQAYAMDAFRKKTGALVWSGTMEVRNVQNRAVTTAIPVREVVKDWKPGAYVVVAWNAADGAMDVLLDRENENYDYEAYYERKFATQWVIDSDIGLTTFTGGEGMTVFARSLQTAEALPGVEVSLIARNNEDIAKATTDAQGRAVFPAGLLGGGGAATPIMVMALDAKKADFNHIDIKRAAFDLSDRGIDGRAVPGPIDAFLYADRGIFRPGETVNVTALLRDRGANAIDGMPLTLVAKRPDGVEYRRVTMPALSAGGAHWPLELTRSARRGKWTVEAFVDPKGAAVGQIEIAVEDFVPQKLKVEIGKLPATLGRRADIDVPVTSEFLYGAPAADLDGEAELTIKPDPTPFPALPGFMFGDPEVKLEVDPVALDIARLDGQGRSKVTGALPEAVDALVPLRGELRVSVFEPGGRMTSTDAVLPIRTRPVYLGIRAAVGGRDLPPWYGAKGYTGAFVPEGHEATFEVVAVDNEGKRIARRELEWRIERVHRRFTWFRDNDGRWRWQEQDDSAVIAQGKLDAAADRPADIRQSFQWGPHKLVVLDRETDTRTVVKFYVGWGSSSAERDTPDSIGVSADKKLYAAGETAKLRIDAPFAGEALVVLASDRVLDTRTVRVPAGATTIDIPVSADWGAGAYALVTAYRPLGATAPDRAPVRAVGLAWLGVDPAPRSLQIAIGTPEKTLPRRKIVAPVKVANANGAEVFVTLAAVDEGILQLTKFRTPAPVDFYFGKRRLGVAMRDDYGRLLQDRAEFLGQLRSGGDGAGGAGLDVVPIKIASLFSGIVKLDAKGEASIELDVPDFSGQLRLMAVAFDKTRVGSAERRMYVRDAVATDLVLPRFLAPGDDSRATVSLHNVDGAAGEYRARVTTSGAVALAEPVDRRISLPVNKREQFAVAVRGGAVGTGTVFLQVEGPGGFTVTRSWDIEVRPIQAPVTRQSVVQLTPGKDLTVDREVVSDFLPGTASVTVAVSALRGFDVASLLRSLDKYPYGCLEQTTSRALPLLYFNDLALIGETRQDNQIPRRVQDAVFSVFDRQMGDGGFGMWGAVGSPADQWLQVYTYDFLMRARDKGYVVPEVAYRKGMAWLQRSAERFAPNAQAYAWYVLARGGLADAGRVRYFQDNDGRKTTGALAGGHLAAALTLIGERGRAATEFAHALSAVGDTPTGDYYGTALRDLAGLMAVAPEANQRPALVRLVGLMAEQKRTEARWTTTQEKAWMLLAASATLQGGGGKLDLKIDGQSVKPERDPAVFDVDLRDGRRKVVANAASTDVWATVSARGVPTAPLPPEQKGLTISRVYTTLSDGAVDLLNVRQNDRLKVTVTVWNESNAYREIALLDLLPAGFEIEGVQKSEERPVSVEARDDRMFAAVNLGAREIPAAQRWWYRDEEKPRKFGQVTYIVRAVTPGAYALPAPQAEDMYDPQTVARGESGRVVIVPR; the protein is encoded by the coding sequence ATGCAACGCAACACCCTCGCCTCCCTGATCGCGGTCGTCGCGCTCGTGTCGGGATTGGGCGGCTACCTCCTCGGCCATCGCGGCGAGCGTCTCGACGCGCCGCCAGCGGCGCCGACGGCAGCGGCGCCAGCCAAACCCGCGGCCACGCCACCGGCGACGCCGGTGAAGACGGCGACGCCGCCCGCCACACCGACACCCGCCGCGACAACGACACCGGCCGCACCCGCGCAGCCCGCGTCCGCCGCCCCGATTCCGATCCCGGCGACGGCCGGAACGCCGGCGCCGCCGACCGGCGCGCCGGCGCCGTTCCGTTTCGTGCGTCAGACCGTCGGCGGCGAGGCGGCGCCCGAGGCGTGCCTGCATTTCTCGCGGTTGCTCGATGAATCGGGCCGCGTGAAATACGGCGACTATCTGGAGATCACGCCGCCGACCAAGGCGGCGATCGCCGTCAAGCAGGAGCGCATCTGCCTCGGCGGCCTCGACCACGGCGAGGACTACAAGGTGCTGGTGCGCGCCGGTCTGCCGTCGCAGGACGGCGGCAAGCTCGACGCGTCGGAGACCGTCGTGGTGGCGCTTGGCGAGCGCGCGCCGGTGGTCGCCTTCCAGGGCAAGGGCCACATCCTGCCGCGCCAGACCAGCGTCGGGGTGCCGCTGACGACGGTGAACGTCAGCAAGGTCAACGTCCACGTCTACCGCATCGGCGAGCGCATGGTCTCGCAGGTCGGCCGCAGCGCCTCGATCTACTATTCCGACGACGACGAGGCGTTCGGCGACCAGCGCCGCGAGCTGCAGGCCTACGCCATGGACGCCTTCCGCAAGAAGACCGGCGCCCTGGTGTGGTCGGGAACGATGGAAGTGCGCAACGTCCAGAACCGCGCCGTCACGACCGCGATCCCCGTGCGCGAGGTGGTCAAGGACTGGAAGCCGGGCGCCTACGTCGTGGTGGCGTGGAACGCCGCCGACGGCGCCATGGACGTGCTGCTCGACCGCGAGAACGAGAACTACGACTACGAGGCCTACTACGAGCGCAAATTCGCGACGCAGTGGGTGATCGACTCCGACATCGGCCTGACGACCTTCACCGGCGGCGAGGGCATGACGGTGTTCGCGCGCTCGCTGCAGACCGCCGAGGCGCTGCCGGGCGTCGAGGTGTCGCTGATCGCCCGCAACAACGAGGACATCGCCAAGGCGACCACCGACGCGCAGGGCCGCGCGGTGTTCCCGGCCGGCCTGCTGGGCGGCGGCGGCGCGGCCACGCCGATCATGGTGATGGCGCTTGACGCGAAGAAGGCCGACTTCAACCACATCGACATCAAGCGCGCGGCGTTCGACCTGTCCGACCGCGGCATCGACGGCCGCGCCGTCCCCGGCCCGATCGACGCCTTCCTCTACGCCGACCGCGGCATCTTCCGCCCCGGCGAGACCGTCAACGTCACCGCCCTGCTGCGCGACCGCGGCGCCAACGCCATCGACGGCATGCCGCTGACCCTGGTGGCCAAGCGGCCGGACGGCGTCGAGTACCGCCGCGTGACCATGCCGGCCCTGTCGGCCGGCGGCGCGCATTGGCCGCTGGAGCTGACCCGCTCCGCGCGGCGCGGCAAGTGGACGGTCGAGGCCTTCGTCGATCCCAAGGGCGCCGCCGTCGGCCAGATCGAGATCGCGGTCGAGGACTTCGTGCCGCAGAAGCTGAAGGTCGAGATCGGCAAGCTGCCGGCGACGCTCGGCCGTCGCGCCGACATCGACGTGCCGGTGACGTCGGAGTTCCTCTACGGCGCCCCGGCGGCGGACCTCGACGGCGAGGCCGAGCTGACGATCAAGCCCGACCCGACACCGTTCCCCGCCCTGCCGGGCTTCATGTTCGGCGATCCCGAGGTGAAGCTCGAGGTCGATCCGGTGGCGCTCGACATCGCGCGGCTGGACGGCCAGGGCCGCAGCAAGGTGACCGGCGCGCTGCCGGAGGCCGTCGACGCGCTGGTGCCGCTGCGCGGCGAGCTGCGGGTCTCGGTGTTCGAGCCCGGCGGCCGCATGACCAGCACCGACGCCGTGCTGCCGATCCGCACGCGGCCGGTCTATCTCGGAATCCGCGCCGCCGTCGGCGGCCGCGACCTGCCGCCGTGGTACGGCGCCAAGGGTTACACCGGCGCGTTCGTGCCCGAGGGCCACGAGGCGACCTTCGAGGTCGTCGCGGTCGACAACGAGGGCAAGCGCATCGCGCGCCGCGAGCTGGAGTGGCGCATCGAGCGCGTGCACCGGCGTTTCACCTGGTTCCGCGACAACGACGGCCGCTGGCGCTGGCAGGAGCAGGACGACTCCGCCGTGATCGCGCAGGGCAAGCTCGATGCCGCCGCCGATCGTCCGGCCGACATCCGCCAGTCGTTCCAATGGGGCCCGCACAAGCTGGTGGTGCTCGACCGCGAGACCGACACGCGCACGGTGGTGAAGTTCTATGTCGGCTGGGGCTCGTCCTCGGCCGAGCGCGACACGCCCGATTCGATCGGCGTGTCGGCCGACAAGAAGCTCTACGCCGCCGGCGAGACCGCCAAGCTGCGCATCGACGCGCCGTTCGCCGGCGAGGCGCTCGTCGTGCTGGCGAGCGACCGCGTCCTCGACACGCGGACCGTCCGGGTGCCGGCCGGCGCCACCACCATCGACATCCCCGTGTCGGCGGATTGGGGCGCCGGCGCCTACGCGCTGGTGACCGCCTACCGGCCGCTCGGCGCCACAGCGCCCGACCGCGCGCCGGTGCGCGCCGTGGGTCTCGCGTGGCTGGGCGTCGATCCGGCGCCGCGCAGCCTGCAGATCGCCATCGGCACGCCCGAGAAGACGTTGCCCCGGCGCAAGATCGTGGCGCCGGTCAAGGTCGCCAACGCCAACGGCGCGGAGGTCTTCGTGACCCTCGCGGCCGTCGACGAGGGCATCCTCCAGCTCACGAAGTTCCGCACGCCGGCGCCGGTCGATTTCTACTTCGGCAAGCGGCGCCTCGGCGTGGCGATGCGCGACGACTACGGCCGCCTGCTCCAGGACCGGGCCGAGTTCCTCGGCCAGCTGCGCAGCGGCGGCGACGGCGCCGGCGGCGCCGGGCTCGACGTCGTGCCGATCAAGATCGCCTCGCTGTTCTCGGGCATCGTCAAGCTCGACGCCAAGGGCGAGGCCAGCATCGAGCTCGACGTGCCCGATTTCAGCGGCCAGCTCCGCCTGATGGCGGTGGCGTTCGACAAGACCCGCGTGGGTTCCGCCGAGCGCCGCATGTACGTGCGCGACGCGGTCGCCACCGATCTGGTCCTGCCGCGCTTCCTCGCGCCCGGCGACGACAGCCGGGCGACGGTGTCGCTGCACAACGTCGACGGCGCCGCCGGCGAGTACCGCGCCCGCGTCACCACCTCCGGCGCGGTCGCCCTAGCCGAGCCGGTCGACCGGCGGATCTCGCTGCCGGTCAATAAGCGCGAGCAGTTCGCGGTCGCCGTGCGCGGCGGCGCGGTCGGCACCGGCACCGTGTTCCTCCAGGTCGAGGGCCCCGGCGGCTTCACGGTCACGCGCAGCTGGGACATCGAGGTCAGGCCGATCCAGGCGCCGGTCACGCGGCAGTCCGTGGTGCAGCTCACCCCCGGCAAGGACCTGACGGTCGATCGCGAGGTGGTGTCGGACTTCCTGCCCGGCACGGCGAGCGTCACCGTCGCGGTCTCGGCGCTGCGCGGCTTCGACGTCGCCAGCCTGCTGCGGTCGCTCGACAAGTACCCCTACGGCTGCCTCGAGCAGACCACCAGCCGCGCCCTGCCGCTGCTGTACTTCAACGATCTCGCCCTGATCGGCGAGACGCGGCAGGACAACCAGATCCCGCGCCGCGTCCAGGACGCCGTCTTCAGCGTGTTCGACCGCCAGATGGGCGACGGCGGATTCGGCATGTGGGGCGCCGTCGGCAGCCCGGCCGACCAGTGGCTGCAGGTCTACACCTACGACTTCCTGATGCGGGCGCGCGACAAGGGCTACGTCGTGCCGGAGGTCGCCTACCGCAAGGGCATGGCGTGGCTCCAGCGCAGCGCCGAGCGCTTCGCGCCCAACGCCCAGGCCTACGCCTGGTACGTGCTGGCGCGCGGCGGGCTGGCCGACGCCGGCCGCGTCCGCTACTTCCAGGATAATGACGGGCGCAAGACGACCGGCGCGCTGGCCGGCGGCCATCTCGCCGCCGCGCTGACGCTGATCGGCGAACGCGGCCGCGCCGCGACCGAGTTCGCGCACGCCCTGTCGGCGGTCGGCGACACGCCGACCGGCGACTACTACGGCACGGCGCTGCGCGATCTCGCCGGCCTGATGGCCGTCGCGCCGGAGGCCAACCAGCGTCCGGCGCTGGTCCGCCTGGTCGGTCTGATGGCCGAGCAGAAGCGCACCGAGGCGCGGTGGACCACGACGCAGGAGAAGGCGTGGATGCTGCTCGCCGCCAGCGCGACGCTGCAGGGCGGCGGCGGCAAGCTCGACCTGAAGATCGACGGGCAGTCGGTGAAGCCGGAGCGCGATCCCGCCGTGTTCGACGTCGATCTGCGCGACGGCCGCCGCAAGGTGGTCGCCAACGCCGCGTCGACCGACGTGTGGGCCACGGTGTCGGCGCGCGGCGTGCCGACGGCGCCGCTGCCGCCGGAGCAGAAGGGTCTGACGATCTCGCGCGTCTACACCACGCTGAGCGACGGCGCGGTCGATCTTCTCAACGTGCGCCAGAACGACCGGCTCAAGGTCACGGTCACGGTGTGGAACGAGTCGAACGCCTACCGCGAGATCGCCCTGCTCGACCTGCTGCCGGCCGGCTTCGAGATCGAGGGCGTGCAGAAGAGCGAGGAGCGGCCGGTCTCGGTCGAGGCCCGCGACGACCGCATGTTCGCGGCCGTCAACCTGGGCGCCCGCGAGATCCCCGCCGCCCAGCGCTGGTGGTACCGGGACGAGGAGAAGCCACGCAAGTTCGGCCAGGTGACCTACATCGTGCGCGCCGTGACGCCCGGCGCCTACGCCCTGCCGGCGCCGCAGGCCGAGGACATGTACGATCCGCAGACGGTCGCCCGCGGCGAGAGCGGCCGCGTCGTGATCGTGCCGCGCTGA
- a CDS encoding AMP-binding protein — MIPPGRSYERAQADFSWPRPAKFNIARAVCDRHPPASLAMIVENADGSVRNWTFGELSRASSRLANALAARGVAKGDRVGVFLSQSAELAIGHLACYRMGAIALPLFTLFGEEAVEFRASNAGAAAILTDMSQLPKVLAVRDRLPALRTIVVIGAGGHAGGFLDYDTLLAAASDSFPVVDTDAEDPALLVYTSGTTGQPKGAMHAHRMMLGVIPAMNQWGDFWPRGNEVMWTPAEWAWIAGLYDSLFPAWFYGNPVLAHRFAKFDPERAFAMLEKHGVGASFIPPTALKMMRQVERPRQRWGYDVRSVYTGGEAMGEELLAWGRETFGLTLSEGYGQTEMNLMIVNSPNWFPVKPGSCGRAAVGRRVAVVDGQGRPLPAGEEGQIAGWRHDPVVMLEYWKNPEGTARKYAGDWLLTGDVGRMDDEGYVFFKSRDDDVITSGGYRIGPGEIEECLMRHPAVAMVGVVGVPDPVRTEIVKAFVQLRPEAVPSEALKREIAEYVKTRLAAHEYPREVEFLDALPLTTTGKILRRELKRMDAERKAAR, encoded by the coding sequence ATGATTCCTCCGGGCCGCAGCTACGAGCGGGCGCAGGCCGATTTCAGCTGGCCGCGGCCGGCGAAGTTCAACATCGCCCGGGCGGTGTGCGACCGCCATCCGCCGGCGTCGCTGGCGATGATCGTCGAGAACGCCGACGGGTCGGTGCGCAATTGGACGTTCGGCGAGCTGTCGCGCGCCAGCTCGCGGCTGGCAAACGCGCTGGCGGCCCGCGGCGTCGCCAAGGGCGACCGCGTCGGCGTGTTTCTGTCGCAGAGCGCCGAGCTCGCGATCGGCCATCTCGCCTGCTACCGCATGGGCGCCATCGCGCTGCCGTTGTTCACCCTGTTCGGCGAAGAGGCGGTCGAGTTCCGTGCCTCGAACGCCGGCGCCGCCGCGATCCTCACGGACATGTCGCAGCTGCCGAAAGTGCTGGCGGTGCGCGACCGGCTACCCGCCCTCAGGACGATCGTCGTCATCGGCGCCGGCGGACACGCCGGGGGCTTCCTCGACTACGACACGCTGCTGGCGGCGGCGTCGGACTCGTTCCCGGTTGTCGACACCGACGCCGAGGACCCGGCGCTGCTGGTCTACACCTCGGGCACGACCGGCCAGCCCAAGGGCGCGATGCACGCCCACCGCATGATGCTGGGCGTGATCCCGGCGATGAACCAGTGGGGCGATTTCTGGCCGCGCGGCAACGAGGTCATGTGGACCCCCGCCGAATGGGCGTGGATCGCCGGGCTCTATGATTCGCTGTTTCCGGCGTGGTTCTACGGCAACCCCGTCCTCGCGCACCGCTTCGCCAAGTTCGATCCCGAGCGCGCCTTCGCCATGCTGGAGAAGCATGGCGTCGGCGCCAGCTTCATCCCGCCGACGGCGCTGAAGATGATGCGCCAGGTCGAGCGGCCGCGGCAGCGCTGGGGCTACGACGTGCGCAGCGTCTATACCGGCGGCGAGGCGATGGGCGAGGAGCTGCTGGCGTGGGGCCGCGAGACCTTCGGCCTGACGTTGTCGGAAGGCTACGGCCAGACCGAGATGAACCTGATGATCGTGAACTCGCCCAACTGGTTCCCGGTCAAGCCGGGCTCCTGCGGCCGCGCCGCCGTCGGCCGCCGGGTCGCCGTCGTCGATGGCCAGGGCCGGCCGCTGCCGGCCGGCGAGGAAGGCCAGATCGCCGGCTGGCGGCACGACCCCGTCGTCATGCTGGAATACTGGAAGAACCCGGAGGGCACGGCGAGGAAATACGCCGGCGACTGGCTGCTGACCGGCGATGTCGGGCGCATGGACGACGAGGGTTACGTCTTCTTCAAGAGCCGCGACGACGATGTGATCACCTCGGGCGGCTACCGCATCGGGCCGGGCGAGATCGAGGAGTGCCTGATGCGCCATCCCGCCGTGGCGATGGTTGGCGTGGTCGGCGTGCCCGATCCGGTGCGCACGGAGATCGTGAAGGCCTTCGTGCAGCTGCGGCCGGAAGCCGTGCCGTCGGAGGCGCTCAAGCGCGAGATCGCGGAATACGTGAAGACACGGCTGGCGGCGCACGAGTATCCGCGCGAGGTCGAGTTCCTCGACGCCCTGCCGCTCACGACCACCGGCAAGATCCTGCGCCGCGAGCTCAAGCGCATGGACGCCGAGAGGAAGGCGGCGAGGTAG
- the pbpC gene encoding penicillin-binding protein 1C, with amino-acid sequence MWRRVRHAAVAAGLLAAGLLTLDRLAPPDLSRYRAVSVEVRDADDRLMRTFTTPDGKWRLATRRQDVDSGYLSLLKAYEDQRFDSHIGVDPLAAMRALEQFATRGRIVSGASTLSMQAARLLEPRPNRSWSGKLKQAARALQLEWRYSKDEILSIYLTLAPFGGNIEGVRAASLLYFGKEPSRLTLAESAFLVGLPQSPERRRPDRFPDRAHVARDMVRMRAHARGAIDAATLAEALKRPAPARRLAMPSAAPHLAQHLATGAAPGAIRTTLRSEIQNAVARLAEDERRRAGDSPDIAIVVVDNRRSAVVAWYGGDPSGRHAQVDLVRARRSPGSALKPFIYGLAFDEGIAHPETLVDDAPTRFGDWMPRNFDRDHQGTLTVRRALQHSLNVPAVAALDRVGSGRFLAALRQAGVAPALPRSEQAGGSLAVALGGVALSPLEMATLYAALANDGVVVKPRLRASDSADAVHRLVTPASAWHLADILAGAPLPEGWANLPRMWDGQVATDRALAFKTGTSYGFRDAWAAGWTAAYTVVVWTGHADGTPRPGHYGRQSALPLLLKAFDRLPAEDSARRPAPADALVVAHNRDLPPLLRTLQTTATRLQAATAPTASREVRPAAPTAATPRQTIRPPRILFPTADATVELGGAATVALRAEGGSGKLRWLVDGKPLDADPFRAHPAWKPDGPGLARLTVIDADGRSASVNVRVKLASR; translated from the coding sequence ATGTGGCGCCGCGTCCGCCACGCCGCCGTCGCCGCCGGGCTGCTCGCCGCGGGCCTGCTGACGCTCGACAGGCTGGCGCCGCCGGACCTGTCGCGCTACCGCGCCGTGTCGGTCGAGGTGCGCGACGCCGACGACCGCCTGATGCGGACCTTCACCACGCCGGACGGCAAGTGGCGGTTGGCGACTCGGCGGCAGGACGTCGATTCCGGCTACCTGTCGCTGCTCAAGGCCTACGAGGACCAGCGCTTCGACAGCCACATCGGCGTCGACCCGCTGGCCGCGATGCGCGCGCTGGAGCAGTTCGCCACCCGCGGTCGCATCGTGTCGGGCGCCTCGACCCTGTCGATGCAGGCCGCCCGGCTGCTCGAACCGCGGCCCAACCGCAGCTGGAGCGGCAAGCTCAAGCAGGCGGCGCGCGCGCTCCAGCTGGAGTGGCGCTACTCCAAGGACGAGATCCTCTCGATCTACCTCACGCTGGCGCCGTTCGGCGGCAACATCGAGGGCGTGCGGGCCGCCTCGCTACTCTATTTCGGCAAGGAGCCGTCGCGGCTGACGCTGGCGGAGTCCGCCTTTCTGGTCGGGCTGCCGCAGTCGCCCGAGCGGCGCCGGCCCGACCGCTTTCCCGATCGCGCGCACGTGGCGCGCGACATGGTGCGGATGCGCGCCCACGCGCGCGGCGCGATCGACGCGGCGACCCTGGCCGAGGCGTTGAAGCGCCCCGCCCCGGCGCGCCGGCTGGCGATGCCGTCGGCGGCGCCGCATCTGGCGCAGCATCTCGCCACCGGCGCCGCCCCGGGCGCGATCCGCACCACCTTGCGGTCGGAGATCCAGAACGCGGTCGCGCGGCTGGCCGAGGACGAGCGCCGCCGCGCCGGCGATTCGCCGGACATCGCCATCGTCGTGGTCGACAACCGCCGGAGCGCCGTCGTCGCCTGGTACGGCGGCGATCCCTCCGGCCGCCACGCGCAGGTCGATCTGGTGCGCGCCCGCCGCTCGCCCGGCTCGGCGTTGAAGCCGTTCATCTACGGGCTGGCGTTCGACGAGGGCATCGCCCATCCCGAGACCCTGGTCGACGACGCGCCGACGCGGTTCGGCGATTGGATGCCGCGCAATTTCGACCGCGACCACCAGGGCACGCTCACCGTCCGGCGCGCGCTCCAGCACTCCTTGAACGTGCCGGCGGTGGCGGCGCTGGACCGGGTCGGCTCCGGCCGCTTCCTCGCCGCGCTGCGCCAGGCCGGCGTGGCGCCGGCGCTGCCGCGCTCCGAGCAGGCCGGCGGCTCGCTCGCGGTGGCCCTGGGCGGCGTGGCGCTGTCGCCGCTGGAGATGGCGACGCTCTACGCCGCGCTCGCCAACGACGGCGTCGTGGTCAAGCCGAGGCTGCGCGCGTCCGATTCCGCCGACGCCGTCCACCGGCTCGTCACCCCGGCATCGGCCTGGCATCTCGCCGACATCCTCGCCGGCGCGCCGCTGCCCGAGGGCTGGGCCAACCTGCCACGCATGTGGGACGGACAGGTGGCGACCGACCGCGCGCTCGCGTTCAAGACCGGCACCTCGTATGGCTTCCGCGACGCCTGGGCGGCCGGATGGACCGCCGCGTACACCGTCGTCGTCTGGACCGGCCACGCCGACGGCACTCCGCGGCCGGGCCATTACGGCCGACAGTCGGCGCTGCCGCTGCTGCTCAAGGCGTTCGACCGGCTGCCGGCCGAGGATTCGGCGCGCCGGCCCGCGCCGGCCGACGCGCTGGTTGTCGCGCACAACCGCGATCTGCCGCCGCTGCTGCGCACGCTCCAGACAACAGCGACGCGGCTGCAGGCGGCCACGGCGCCGACGGCTTCGCGAGAAGTCAGGCCGGCCGCGCCGACGGCCGCCACGCCGCGTCAAACCATCAGGCCGCCGCGCATCCTGTTCCCGACCGCCGACGCCACCGTCGAGCTCGGTGGCGCCGCGACGGTGGCGCTGCGGGCCGAGGGCGGCAGCGGCAAGCTGCGCTGGCTGGTCGACGGCAAGCCGCTGGACGCCGACCCGTTCCGCGCCCATCCGGCGTGGAAGCCCGACGGTCCGGGCCTCGCGCGTCTGACCGTGATCGACGCCGACGGCCGCAGCGCCAGCGTCAACGTGCGCGTCAAGCTCGCCAGCCGCTGA
- a CDS encoding DUF1489 domain-containing protein produces MALHLIKLAVGVRDFGHLKELQANRRRERRQKGNGPHWVFTRNTPKRVEELLDGGSLYWVIKGVVGARQTLVGFDEDADDEGRKYCKIKVRRTVVATAPMAMKAFQGWRYFDGARAPRDLSKGDTSALPPEMAAELKRLGLL; encoded by the coding sequence ATGGCGTTGCACCTGATCAAGCTCGCGGTGGGCGTGCGCGATTTCGGCCATCTCAAGGAGCTCCAGGCCAACCGTCGGCGCGAGCGCCGGCAGAAGGGCAACGGGCCGCACTGGGTGTTCACGCGCAACACGCCGAAACGGGTCGAGGAGCTGCTCGACGGCGGCTCGTTGTACTGGGTGATCAAGGGCGTGGTCGGCGCCCGCCAGACGCTGGTCGGATTCGACGAGGACGCCGACGACGAGGGCCGCAAATACTGCAAGATCAAGGTGCGCCGCACGGTCGTCGCGACCGCGCCGATGGCGATGAAGGCCTTCCAGGGTTGGCGCTACTTCGATGGCGCGCGCGCGCCGCGCGACCTGTCCAAGGGCGACACCTCTGCGCTGCCGCCCGAGATGGCGGCGGAGCTGAAACGCCTCGGGCTGCTTTGA
- the queC gene encoding 7-cyano-7-deazaguanine synthase QueC codes for MTDHALVLFSGGQDSTACLAWALDRFERVETVGFDYGQRHAVELACRPRVREAVARAFPVWGARLGDDHVVDLRALGAISDTALTRDAAIAFEKGGLPTTFVPGRNLLFLTYAAAIAYRRGLKRLVGGMCETDYSGYPDCRDDTLKAMQVALTLGMDRRFVVETPLMWIDKAATWRLTERLGGAALVDLIVEETHSCYLGDRSKRHDWGYGCGGCPACDLRRAGWERYRAGA; via the coding sequence ATGACCGACCATGCGCTCGTGCTGTTCTCCGGCGGGCAGGATTCGACGGCGTGCCTGGCCTGGGCGCTGGACCGCTTCGAACGCGTCGAGACCGTCGGTTTCGACTACGGCCAGCGCCACGCGGTCGAGCTGGCGTGCCGGCCGCGCGTGCGGGAGGCCGTCGCGCGGGCGTTCCCCGTCTGGGGCGCGCGGCTCGGCGACGACCACGTCGTCGACCTCCGCGCGCTGGGCGCCATCAGCGACACCGCGCTGACCCGCGACGCCGCAATCGCCTTCGAGAAGGGCGGGCTGCCGACGACCTTCGTGCCCGGCCGCAATCTGCTGTTCCTCACCTACGCCGCCGCCATCGCCTACCGCCGCGGCCTCAAGCGGCTGGTCGGCGGCATGTGCGAGACCGACTACTCCGGCTATCCCGATTGCCGCGACGACACGCTCAAAGCGATGCAGGTGGCGCTCACGCTGGGCATGGACCGCCGCTTCGTGGTCGAGACGCCGTTGATGTGGATCGACAAGGCGGCGACGTGGCGGCTGACCGAGCGTCTGGGCGGCGCCGCGCTGGTCGACCTGATCGTCGAGGAGACCCACAGCTGCTATCTCGGCGACCGCTCGAAACGCCACGACTGGGGCTACGGCTGCGGTGGCTGCCCCGCCTGCGATCTACGTCGTGCCGGATGGGAGCGGTATCGCGCGGGCGCTTAG